One window from the genome of Bacillota bacterium encodes:
- a CDS encoding DUF1841 family protein, with product MIDDFGKLEQFTGDEAIRTVLEDHPELKILWERRHLVNSPVVINNINPILHILIEAVVENQIMQNDPPEIELALKRLMGNGMLRHTARTVIASVLVNNLFDILKNQVPFNTEGYSRQLSVLGEKVEKVGRNDPCPCGSGKKFKHCCINKFRYAWSMQSRINSQ from the coding sequence ATGATAGATGATTTTGGCAAACTAGAACAATTCACCGGAGATGAAGCAATAAGAACAGTGTTAGAGGATCATCCTGAGCTTAAGATATTATGGGAGCGAAGGCATTTGGTAAATAGTCCGGTTGTAATAAATAATATAAACCCAATTCTACATATACTAATAGAAGCTGTTGTTGAGAATCAAATAATGCAAAACGATCCTCCGGAGATCGAGCTCGCATTAAAAAGATTAATGGGAAACGGTATGCTGCGGCATACTGCTCGGACGGTGATAGCTTCTGTGCTGGTTAACAATTTGTTTGATATTTTAAAGAATCAAGTTCCATTTAATACGGAGGGTTATTCAAGACAGCTTAGCGTATTGGGAGAAAAAGTTGAGAAAGTTGGAAGAAATGACCCTTGTCCGTGCGGCAGCGGAAAGAAATTTAAACATTGCTGTATAAATAAATTCCGATATGCTTGGTCTATGCAGAGCAGAATAAATTCTCAATAA
- a CDS encoding type II toxin-antitoxin system RelE/ParE family toxin, with protein sequence MWKIEFLPEAVSDLSRIDKAVRAQVIKGINKVAKNPVAKFKGGYGEPLRNQKGRNLSGLYKIKYRGIGIRVVYALEEKNGIMTIVIVGARADDEVYDEAYRRRIKHDM encoded by the coding sequence ATGTGGAAAATAGAATTTTTGCCCGAAGCAGTGTCCGACCTTTCGCGTATCGATAAAGCTGTCAGAGCGCAAGTAATTAAAGGAATAAACAAAGTTGCGAAAAATCCTGTTGCAAAATTTAAAGGAGGATATGGCGAGCCCTTACGAAATCAAAAAGGGAGAAATCTGTCAGGATTATATAAAATAAAATATCGCGGTATTGGTATACGAGTTGTCTATGCCTTAGAAGAAAAAAACGGAATCATGACCATTGTTATTGTTGGAGCTCGTGCTGACGATGAAGTGTATGATGAAGCTTACAGGCGGAGAATAAAGCATGATATGTAA
- a CDS encoding type II toxin-antitoxin system Phd/YefM family antitoxin, giving the protein MSTGNLLKSLVSITQFNKGQASKIFDRLKTERRIIVLKNNVPSAIILSPDEYMRLLEIEEDSILLKLAEQRLANYKPGDGILYEEALGQMGLTHKDVENAEDVEIE; this is encoded by the coding sequence ATGAGTACCGGCAACCTTTTGAAAAGTTTGGTGTCAATTACGCAATTCAATAAGGGACAGGCATCAAAAATATTTGACCGCTTGAAAACCGAACGCCGTATTATTGTGTTAAAAAACAACGTTCCTTCTGCTATTATTCTTTCACCTGACGAGTACATGCGCCTCCTGGAAATTGAAGAGGACAGTATCCTGTTAAAGCTTGCAGAACAACGCCTTGCCAATTATAAGCCAGGCGACGGAATCCTTTATGAAGAAGCCCTGGGACAAATGGGCCTAACACATAAGGATGTCGAAAACGCAGAAGACGTGGAGATTGAATAG
- a CDS encoding carbohydrate ABC transporter permease: MKKTGDKINFENICINIFIFVSMTVLVIAILYPLINMAAYSLNDAVDGLRGKLYLLPRKFTLYNYRYLLSDIQIYNSLKITVLRTMLGSVTCVLFSTLLAYILSKRDFILRKAVTFLVVFTMYFSGGIIPIYILYQQLGLINNFLVYIIPGFVSAFCVIFLRSYIEGLPLEIVESAKIDGAKELTIFARIIVPMIIPMIAVAVLFTAVYQWNSWYDAYIYAPKKDLSTLQLELMKKLQQLTFRVENTNSSEIATRGSGANSITPRAVQYTMTIIAALPVILIYPFLQRYFVTGLTMGGVKG, translated from the coding sequence ATGAAAAAAACAGGAGACAAAATAAATTTCGAGAATATTTGCATAAATATATTTATATTTGTTTCCATGACAGTTCTCGTGATCGCCATATTATATCCTCTGATCAATATGGCTGCATATTCTCTCAATGATGCGGTTGACGGATTGCGTGGGAAGTTGTATTTGCTGCCGAGGAAATTTACTTTATATAATTACAGGTATTTGCTTTCGGATATTCAAATATACAATTCGTTGAAGATTACGGTATTGAGAACGATGTTAGGATCGGTAACTTGCGTGTTGTTTTCTACTCTTTTAGCTTACATTCTTAGTAAAAGGGATTTTATACTGAGAAAAGCCGTTACGTTTCTTGTCGTGTTTACCATGTATTTCAGCGGAGGGATCATACCCATTTATATTCTTTACCAGCAGTTGGGGCTTATCAACAACTTCCTTGTTTATATCATTCCCGGTTTTGTGAGCGCATTTTGTGTCATATTCCTGCGATCCTACATTGAAGGACTTCCCCTGGAAATTGTCGAGTCTGCAAAGATAGATGGAGCAAAAGAATTGACGATATTTGCCCGTATTATTGTTCCTATGATCATCCCCATGATTGCTGTTGCAGTTTTGTTTACCGCAGTCTACCAGTGGAATTCCTGGTATGACGCATACATATACGCACCGAAAAAAGACCTTAGCACTCTTCAGCTTGAGCTTATGAAGAAGCTTCAACAACTAACATTCAGAGTAGAAAACACCAACAGCTCCGAAATAGCAACTAGAGGAAGTGGTGCCAATTCTATTACTCCAAGGGCGGTTCAATACACAATGACGATTATTGCAGCCCTCCCTGTTATATTAATTTATCCCTTTTTGCAGAGATATTTTGTTACAGGTCTGACTATGGGTGGAGTGAAGGGATGA